GAACTGTCGgaggttgaatacctaagcacATTATTCCCcaacaacatatatatatatatatatatgatgatgcatttttttatatagagcttttcacaactcaaagacgctttacagtatgagggagggtagacaaacaaggacaggcaaacaagtaagtatagtaaaataaataaaaaggcagtcaagaggaagttgattgagaggggggggcttatgggtagacggagttgaaaagatgtgttttgaggcgggactgaaagACTGAGGGActcatacctcattcacaccaacggtgtttcagggccggttcagagctggagcttgaaaagcaccgggtcttcctgttcacaccgcagcggagcagcctcttagctccggaatccggttcgtttcaagcaccaaaaaattgtccggccagaccGAAAGCaccgcttacgtcgaggcgggggcagataCAGATcatctcctgaacaacaacaagaagcccgcgttttatccagttggtacacaacgatggagaaacttaacaagagtttcagtgtttctgccatagactgtatataaaggtttctgcgcatggtgaagcaacgtgtctgcgtgttaaggtggaacctgagcattcacgttgatcacctctcattataactcattataaatctataaaactataaatattaaactttacttcacgtgttcatttgagaacagctgttacatacctgggtgaaggttacagttcatttaaatgaaagatactccacactcatggttcagtccaccttaagaaataagaccgacctcggaagcagttgtgttttaaaaagacctttattgacacgagtacacttttttataagaatataactaaaccacagaaatgactccggaaaagctgcagatagagccataagaaatgaatgcaactgatttcatccgcgcggtttggctttatgaagcaggcacgcaaacggttacgtcatgacgcaaacgatgacgcattaccagtcggactctgggcggtgtgaaaagaaccggagctaaaccgaagaaccggttctgaacctgaaaagctctagcacggagcttgaaccggagttgcgttggtgtgaaggaGGTATTGGAGTCACGAAgatcttggggggggggggggaattccagagcctagaagctgccactgagaaggctctgtccccaaagctgcagagtgtggatggataggagtccggctacggtggatctgagggaccgtggGGACTGATAAGGAGTGAGAAGGTTTGTGAGATAAGGGGGGGCCAGATGGAGTGCTTTGTAGATGAGGACCATATATGCACACATACACTTAAAAATGTGATGTTAACATAACGCATTTATAAAAATGTGAAGATATTCATCTAAAATGTAGTgtctttttacatgaatatatttataaaaaatatttCACAAATTGAACTTCTGTTCGAAGTGGATGCACccaagttttaaaaaaaatcacttcCATAAAATGTCCTTCCTGTGTGCCGCGCGGAGgtctctctcctctgacctGGAGGTGAGTCGCTGCTTGTCTCATTATCAGCGGGTAAATATCCTCTCTGACGTCGGTGCTGCTCACATATAAAATCAAGTCCTTCATCTCTGAGACACCTCCGTGTTGAGAGGACCGTCTGAGGCGTCCTGCGTTTCCCAGAGTCCTTCAGTGTCCGAGTCGATCAGCGGCATCATGGTGAGTCGAAGGATTCTGCTCCTCAGCGCCTCCTGCTGGCTGCTCGTTGCGTTCGGAAACAGCGAAGAGCGATCGCCTGAAGACGTCATCATTACACAAGAGGAGCGAAAACTGGTGAGTGAAGAAACCAACACATATACAGAAGCCCGTTTCCGCCGATGTGATTATAAACTCTGGAAGTTATAAAAACATTTctcaaaataataaaaacgtcctcaaatttttttttattaatttttgAAATAACGAtgagtttttttatttagttttcatCTTATTtttactgttgaaaaacaaataTTCCGAGATGTTAATCCTGTCAGGACTGGATACAGATGCTAACCactatattatttaaaaaatattaattgtatttaagtaggttttcaaatgtaaaaaaagaggaaataataaAAGCAAAACAGTGTGAATGGGAAACGTAAAAAAACGACAACATAGACGTCATCATTACACGAGAGGAGCGAGATTTGGTGAGTGAAGAAACCAAAAACGGTTTTATACAGAAGCCCGTTTCTGCCGATGTGGTAAAAAACACATTCTGGAAGTactttttttgtagtttttttcTGCACGAATATAGACAGACATAGGCTAAATAATCTGACACACCCccaaaatgttttttattattcaaagaaagtttttaaatataacgtcaagtattattaaaatggtTTCTTCTATTTGACTAGTGAAAAAAACAAGGTTTTtgttgtactctgaatcaggTCAAGAGGGACTAAAGATGTTATCCaatatattatttgtatatttgttttattagaGTAGGTTTTCAAATTGAAAAattcaaagaaaaaaacaatgtgTACAGAttacagaagaaaaaaagacatgattaaaaaaatatttacatTATGTCCGACTCAAAAGTGGAAGAACAGTGAGATGTCTCTGACTCTCAGAACGTAATGAAGCTGCAGACGCGGTGAATGTTTTGTATTGTCAATATGGTCCCGTTTCTCTCCTCAGATTGAAGCTCTTCAGGAAGTCTTGGAGCGATTAAAGAACAAACAGCTGCCGTCGTCAGAGAGGAAGCTCGGCTGGCTTCCTTCAGTAAGATATATTATCTATGtatctcttaaaggtggggtaggtaagaatggagaaaccagctcgagtgcgctagaatttgaaatctgccccttcctcacagagcccctcctccaacacacacacgtgaccaatgagggcgcgagataagtttgtgcccagatggaaggctgacaggcaggtaggccatccagttatttagccggctcagatgattggtcgtgctttttacagcgccacggcttccacagatgacatgtaatgtattcattgctatcgggatgttaagagcattccatggaatataagaaagtgtttctgaagtgaattacctaccccacctttaacaaacCTGTAATTTCCCTCAAACGGTTCTACAGGTCTGCATGGGTCCACTTAGTTATGGATCTGTGTTTTATTTCTGTCTCAATGTTACGATGTATTAGAGCTGAGAAGAATAGGATAAAAGTATATCAGAAATCAGGTTTATCACCAGGTAGGTCGACACGTACGAGGACTTGGTGTTGTGGTGCATACTCAGGCTCTACATCTCGAGTTGTTGCAGCAGTTTTTGAGTTAGCATTATGTATCACACGGATATGGTGCATGATTTGGTCTTAAATATGTGTTGTactccggatccaaggagaaCAAATGCTCCATGAATGTACACCTGCTTTATttattctgtgtgtgtctgtgtgtatgcgTATGTGTGTCAGTGTGATGCGGGGGAGCAGTGTGCGGTGCGTAAAGGCGCGAGGATCGGGAAGTTGTGTGGATGTCCCGGAGGAACCGTCTGTGACTACATCGTCCTCAAGTGTCTGTAGCAACTTCCTGTCATTCTGAACTACAAAATAAAGGCGGCTTTTTCAAAACTCCACTTCTCTTTTTTATTCTGCTAAATCTGAATGAAACATGGAAAAGATCAGAAGAACACGCATCCTAGTTTAAATCATTAATATAGGATAATTTTACATGTGTTGGCCCATGGGACACTCCCTTCAGGTAGCCTACAATGTAGTTTTATCTTTTGGAAAAAGCCCCATTTAAACACAATATCTGGAGGTTTTTAACAAAGTAGATCTTATTGTGAAAAGCCTAATATTTACCCAAAGGATGTGACATGGCAGTTACACATGTGAATGCTTattcagggtgtccgcggggtcttaaaaagtattaaaagttgataaatcaatttatcgaaaatgaaggctattaaaaagtattaaacggcattttccaaggtattacattttgtagcttgtttccaATAAGTATCtaaatggtccagagaggttgtgttctacagtctgcctgaatgtaatcatggcgtaggtgtgtcgtgtgattctgtgtagtttattgatggcatcccgttgggtttgacgtaatctgaacaggacgtcgcGCGCTCAATGCTTGATAgcacgaaggtccgtttacgccggttgctaagcaacatcgttatggggaaatgcaagtctgcgtccaaatggttggaagagaaggaggaaggacaatcaatactgtatatagtcaatgtgaggtgaagtgtgtcgctaaggtaaccggttaaaactcaaagtggcgatgaggtcttaaaatgtatgggaagggtcttaaaaggtcttacatttgacttcaggattcctgcttaTACCCTGTTATTATAAATTGCAATCTATTAAAATGGTTGTATTCTTTTTGtttttcacaaacacacacggagAGAAGTTcagaaaatatttttattttagaaattgTCTCAAATGTTGTAGAAATGAAACTTTGGCATCCCAGCAGAGGAAGAGTGTCTCTTCTTTCCATTTAAACAAATGAAAGACATCGTAGAGATTCCTACATGTACTTTTTGCAAATCTGTACATCTTTTTAAAGTCTCGGGATTATTTGAACACGA
The window above is part of the Pseudochaenichthys georgianus unplaced genomic scaffold, fPseGeo1.2 scaffold_408_arrow_ctg1, whole genome shotgun sequence genome. Proteins encoded here:
- the LOC117442301 gene encoding cocaine- and amphetamine-regulated transcript protein-like, whose protein sequence is MVSRRILLLSASCWLLVAFGNSEERSPEDVIITQEERKLIEALQEVLERLKNKQLPSSERKLGWLPSCDAGEQCAVRKGARIGKLCGCPGGTVCDYIVLKCL